One window of Candidatus Hydrothermales bacterium genomic DNA carries:
- a CDS encoding isoaspartyl peptidase/L-asparaginase family protein has protein sequence MKNFGIIVHGGAGKHIDKIKAREGVKIACERGFEVLKNGGSAVDAVCAAIVEMENNPYFNAGFGAALTATGNVELDASIMEGKSLKFGAVAAISNFKNPILIARKIMEKTDHVLLVGKGAEEFALLEGFKKENLISEEKLKLYYEFLEKEKKEFKKEMSKTWEWIREKYGVFGGSTVGACAVDESGNIVAGTSTGGIFFKLDGRVGDTPCPGCGTYANSVCAASATGLGEAIMRVILAKFICDRVSEGLPPSEACLRGIEILEKYTGGKAGVIAISINLEFGYYTNTETMPVAFIRNGYDEVKIAGI, from the coding sequence ATGAAAAATTTTGGAATAATAGTGCATGGTGGTGCTGGTAAGCATATAGATAAAATTAAAGCAAGGGAGGGAGTGAAAATTGCCTGTGAAAGGGGTTTTGAAGTTTTAAAAAATGGGGGGAGTGCAGTTGATGCCGTTTGTGCTGCAATTGTAGAGATGGAGAATAATCCGTATTTTAATGCTGGATTTGGTGCTGCTCTTACGGCAACTGGTAATGTTGAGCTTGATGCATCTATAATGGAGGGAAAAAGTTTAAAATTTGGAGCCGTTGCTGCAATAAGTAACTTTAAAAACCCTATACTTATAGCGCGAAAAATTATGGAAAAAACAGATCATGTGTTACTAGTTGGCAAGGGAGCTGAAGAGTTTGCTCTTCTTGAGGGTTTCAAAAAAGAAAATTTAATTAGTGAAGAAAAATTAAAACTCTACTATGAATTTCTGGAAAAAGAGAAAAAGGAGTTTAAGAAAGAGATGTCTAAGACTTGGGAATGGATAAGAGAAAAGTATGGTGTTTTTGGTGGGAGTACTGTTGGTGCCTGTGCTGTAGATGAAAGTGGTAATATTGTTGCGGGTACCTCAACTGGAGGGATTTTTTTTAAGCTTGATGGGAGAGTAGGTGATACTCCCTGTCCTGGTTGTGGGACTTATGCCAATTCAGTTTGTGCAGCTTCTGCTACTGGTTTAGGGGAAGCGATAATGAGGGTTATTTTAGCAAAGTTTATTTGTGATAGAGTTAGTGAGGGACTACCTCCGAGTGAGGCTTGTTTAAGAGGGATAGAGATTCTTGAGAAATATACCGGGGGGAAGGCGGGTGTGATTGCAATAAGTATAAATTTAGAATTTGGTTATTACACGAATACTGAGACAATGCCGGTTGCCTTTATAAGAAATGGTTATGATGAGGTGAAAATAGCGGGTATATGA
- the rsmG gene encoding 16S rRNA (guanine(527)-N(7))-methyltransferase RsmG produces the protein MENYSEVLKDKEIKEKIEKYVKILKEVNERINLISRKDLENIYKKHITESLFYLDIIRGKKIVDIGSGAGFPGIILAIVKKGCDFYLIERNKKKAEFLRKVKRELNLKNVRIYDCDLEDFDENEEFEFVSRGAGYEKILKILKKKRFKGYFYPILPYQEEKYAYKVFTNRLTNKRIKIGIIEI, from the coding sequence ATGGAAAACTATAGTGAAGTTCTAAAGGACAAAGAGATTAAAGAGAAAATTGAAAAATACGTCAAAATACTGAAAGAGGTAAATGAAAGAATAAATTTAATTAGTAGAAAAGATTTGGAGAATATTTATAAGAAACACATAACAGAATCTCTTTTCTATCTTGATATCATAAGGGGGAAGAAAATAGTAGATATCGGTTCAGGTGCTGGCTTTCCTGGGATCATACTGGCAATTGTCAAGAAAGGTTGCGATTTTTATCTGATTGAGAGAAATAAAAAGAAGGCAGAATTTTTAAGAAAGGTAAAAAGAGAACTAAATTTAAAAAATGTAAGAATTTATGACTGTGATTTAGAAGATTTTGATGAAAATGAAGAATTTGAATTCGTTTCAAGAGGTGCTGGATATGAGAAAATTCTAAAAATATTAAAAAAGAAAAGATTTAAAGGCTACTTTTACCCAATTTTGCCCTACCAAGAGGAAAAATATGCATATAAAGTCTTTACAAATAGGCTAACAAACAAAAGAATAAAAATAGGGATAATAGAAATTTAA
- a CDS encoding site-2 protease family protein — MDSLVSLIIFLPGILLALTVHEFSHALVADRLGDPTPRSTGRLTLNPIPHIDPIGFILLFLIHIGWAKPVPVNPYYFRDPEKDFAKVALAGPLSNLILAVFISFILKFFPDTSQNLFIYFFYKILLSTYIINLILAFFNLIPIPPLDGSRILSIFLPFEWKLRYRILEPYGVLILTSLIVFSSLLGIPLIESFVFLPARLVSFLLMGSSPL; from the coding sequence ATGGATAGTTTAGTTAGCTTAATTATTTTTTTGCCTGGGATTTTATTAGCTCTTACGGTTCATGAATTTTCTCATGCTTTAGTGGCTGATAGGTTAGGAGATCCTACACCACGAAGTACTGGGAGATTAACCTTAAATCCGATACCACATATAGATCCTATAGGTTTTATACTGCTTTTTTTAATTCATATAGGATGGGCAAAGCCAGTTCCGGTTAATCCTTATTATTTTCGTGATCCTGAAAAAGATTTTGCAAAAGTTGCTTTAGCAGGACCGCTCTCAAATTTAATTTTGGCTGTTTTTATCTCTTTCATATTAAAATTTTTCCCCGATACTTCACAAAATTTATTTATCTATTTCTTTTATAAAATCTTGCTTTCCACTTATATAATAAATTTAATTCTTGCTTTTTTTAATCTGATACCTATCCCACCGCTTGATGGTTCAAGAATTTTGTCGATTTTTTTGCCCTTTGAGTGGAAGTTAAGATATAGAATACTTGAGCCCTATGGAGTTTTAATTTTAACTTCTTTAATAGTTTTTTCGTCACTTTTAGGAATTCCCTTAATTGAGTCGTTTGTCTTTTTACCGGCCCGACTTGTCTCCTTTTTATTGATGGGTTCTTCACCCCTTTAA
- a CDS encoding OmpA family protein, whose translation MKFRNILIFMLFVFLITLPVIGYFFIVLPQQLLIRDLKKENEILALKLSREFEGLNLTRKDTIAFNLPLPILKAKEELSKDFSVETKFNFLKILVFTDDIFLPGGYTLSKDGEKRLLRISEILKEISYKEIELQVHTDNEPIKTKKDLFPTNWELSARRGTEVVRFLIAKGDVPPERIYVSAFGSSRPLSNENSEEGKKKNRRLEILVKF comes from the coding sequence TTGAAATTTAGGAACATTTTAATTTTTATGTTATTTGTTTTTCTTATTACTTTGCCGGTTATAGGATACTTTTTTATAGTTTTACCGCAGCAACTTCTTATAAGAGATTTAAAAAAAGAAAATGAAATCTTAGCCTTAAAACTTTCGAGAGAATTTGAAGGTTTAAACTTAACAAGAAAAGATACTATAGCCTTTAATTTACCTCTTCCAATTTTAAAGGCAAAGGAGGAACTTTCAAAGGACTTTAGTGTTGAGACAAAGTTTAATTTTCTAAAGATTTTAGTATTTACTGATGATATTTTTTTGCCAGGGGGTTACACTCTTTCAAAGGATGGAGAAAAAAGGTTACTAAGAATCAGTGAGATTTTGAAGGAGATTTCTTACAAAGAGATAGAGTTACAGGTACATACAGACAATGAGCCTATAAAAACTAAAAAGGATCTATTTCCTACAAATTGGGAGTTATCGGCAAGAAGGGGGACTGAAGTGGTTAGGTTTTTAATTGCAAAGGGTGATGTTCCACCCGAAAGAATTTATGTTTCTGCCTTTGGGTCCTCTCGTCCTTTGAGTAATGAGAATTCTGAGGAAGGGAAAAAGAAAAACAGGAGACTTGAGATTTTAGTAAAATTTTAA